Proteins encoded together in one Pseudomonadota bacterium window:
- a CDS encoding universal stress protein, whose amino-acid sequence MRKYLVVIDETPEARIAFRFASRRAEKTNGALHILALVPKEDFVAWGAVQATIADEAERRAEALVAGVAGDYFSQSGKRPAIAVMQGDAVESLKKFLSEHDDITALVLGAAASGAPGPLVSHFAASQAGSLPCPVMVIPGGLGNEEIDRLS is encoded by the coding sequence ATGCGTAAATATCTCGTCGTTATCGATGAAACGCCCGAGGCCCGGATTGCCTTTCGCTTCGCCTCGCGCCGGGCGGAAAAGACCAATGGCGCGCTGCACATTCTGGCGCTGGTGCCGAAAGAGGATTTCGTTGCCTGGGGCGCTGTTCAGGCGACCATTGCCGATGAGGCCGAGCGCCGCGCCGAGGCGCTGGTCGCCGGTGTAGCGGGCGATTATTTCAGCCAGTCGGGCAAGCGCCCGGCCATTGCGGTGATGCAAGGCGATGCGGTCGAAAGTCTGAAGAAATTTCTCAGCGAGCATGATGATATTACCGCGCTGGTGCTGGGCGCAGCGGCGAGCGGTGCGCCTGGTCCGCTGGTCAGCCATTTCGCCGCCAGCCAAGCCGGGTCACTGCCCTGTCCAGTGATGGTGATACCCGGAGGATTGGGCAATGAGGAAATCGACCGGCTGAGTTGA
- a CDS encoding peroxidase-related enzyme (This protein belongs to a clade of uncharacterized proteins related to peroxidases such as the alkylhydroperoxidase AhpD.) yields the protein MAGRIHPPETIGAESARIVAMAEAVMGFTPNSMLVMAHRPDLLSGFAQLMQSVYGPASTLAPDLRQLIAYAVSSAAGCLYCQAHTAHGAHRAQVDEAKLAAIIDYHASPLYSDAEKAVLDLAFAAGQHPNGATDAHFAVLKAHFSDAEIVDIVSVIAMFGFLNRWNDTLATPLEAHPREFGERVLQDAGWHPGKHRA from the coding sequence CGAAAGTGCCCGGATAGTGGCGATGGCTGAAGCGGTGATGGGCTTCACCCCCAATTCGATGCTGGTCATGGCGCATCGGCCTGACCTGCTCAGCGGTTTCGCCCAGCTGATGCAATCGGTTTACGGCCCGGCGTCGACACTGGCACCCGATCTGCGCCAGCTTATCGCCTATGCCGTAAGCAGTGCCGCCGGATGTCTCTATTGCCAGGCGCACACTGCCCATGGGGCGCACCGGGCGCAGGTGGATGAAGCCAAGCTCGCCGCGATCATCGATTATCACGCTTCACCGCTTTACAGCGATGCGGAAAAGGCGGTGCTCGATCTTGCCTTTGCTGCGGGGCAGCACCCCAATGGTGCGACCGACGCACATTTTGCTGTGCTGAAAGCGCATTTCTCCGATGCCGAGATCGTCGATATCGTCTCGGTGATCGCCATGTTCGGCTTTCTCAACCGATGGAATGACACATTGGCAACACCGCTGGAGGCGCATCCGCGTGAATTTGGCGAGCGTGTATTGCAGGATGCCGGCTGGCACCCCGGAAAGCATCGCGCATGA
- a CDS encoding pyruvate dehydrogenase complex dihydrolipoamide acetyltransferase: MPIALKMPALSPTMEEGTLAKWLVKEGDEVTSGDLLAEIETDKATMEFEAVDEGVIAKIIIAEGSENVAVGETIAVLAEDGEDIAEAAAMQLGGAAPAAAPAATEAPAEEETAPVPAAAPAPALAPASSGSERVKASPLARRIAADKGLDLKQISGSGPKGRIIKADVEQAQPVIASAAPAAEATTRVPTTAPSEFVTDIPYSAEKLNNVRKVIARRLTEAKQTVPHIYLTLDIRLDALLKLRKELNGALETKGIKLSVNDLLIKGLAKALMEVPKCNVSFAGDQLITYERADISVAVAAPSGLITPIIKEADTKSLSAISTEMKELAGKARDGKLQPHEYQGGTASISNMGMFGITQFDAVINPPQGMILAVGAGERRPAVIDDSLQIATIMSATGSFDHRAIDGADGAELMQALKQLIESPMALVA; encoded by the coding sequence ATGCCCATCGCGCTGAAAATGCCTGCGCTTTCTCCGACAATGGAGGAAGGTACGCTGGCCAAATGGCTGGTCAAGGAAGGCGATGAAGTGACCAGCGGTGATCTGCTGGCGGAGATAGAGACCGACAAGGCGACAATGGAATTCGAGGCAGTCGATGAGGGCGTGATCGCCAAGATCATCATTGCCGAGGGCAGCGAGAACGTCGCGGTGGGCGAGACGATTGCCGTGCTCGCCGAGGATGGCGAAGATATTGCCGAGGCTGCGGCGATGCAGCTTGGCGGTGCTGCGCCCGCTGCGGCCCCAGCGGCGACCGAAGCGCCGGCAGAGGAAGAAACTGCGCCCGTGCCTGCTGCCGCCCCGGCTCCCGCTCTAGCGCCTGCGAGCTCAGGGTCCGAGCGGGTCAAGGCCAGTCCGCTGGCGCGGCGTATCGCCGCCGATAAGGGGCTTGATCTCAAGCAGATCAGTGGCTCCGGTCCCAAGGGACGGATTATCAAGGCCGATGTCGAACAGGCACAGCCGGTGATCGCCAGCGCCGCGCCTGCCGCAGAAGCTACAACGCGTGTACCGACTACGGCACCGAGCGAATTTGTCACCGATATTCCGTACAGCGCCGAGAAGCTCAACAATGTCCGCAAGGTCATTGCCCGTCGCCTGACCGAGGCGAAGCAGACGGTACCGCATATCTATCTCACGCTTGACATTCGTCTCGATGCGCTGCTCAAGCTGCGCAAAGAACTGAACGGCGCGCTCGAGACCAAGGGCATCAAGCTGTCGGTCAACGACCTGCTGATCAAGGGGCTGGCCAAGGCGCTGATGGAAGTGCCGAAATGCAATGTCAGCTTTGCTGGCGACCAGCTTATCACTTATGAGCGTGCCGATATCTCGGTTGCGGTCGCCGCACCTTCGGGCCTGATCACGCCGATCATCAAGGAAGCCGACACCAAATCGCTCTCCGCCATCTCAACCGAGATGAAGGAACTGGCGGGCAAGGCGCGCGACGGCAAGCTGCAACCGCATGAATATCAGGGCGGAACGGCGAGCATTTCCAATATGGGTATGTTTGGCATTACCCAGTTTGATGCGGTGATCAACCCGCCCCAGGGCATGATCCTCGCGGTCGGGGCAGGGGAGAGGCGCCCGGCGGTGATCGATGATTCCTTACAAATCGCCACAATAATGAGTGCCACCGGCAGCTTTGATCATCGCGCTATTGATGGTGCAGATGGGGCAGAGCTGATGCAGGCGCTGAAGCAGTTGATTGAAAGCCCGATGGCACTTGTTGCTTGA
- the rnr gene encoding ribonuclease R: MSSKASASHLPTRKAILDFIAGSEQPAGKREIARHFKLRGADKIALKTLLKDMADEGLIDSTPGRAFHKMGGVPKVTVLRIISVDNDEVTALPESWHAATPAPKLRIVERGRRSALGKGDRVLARTEQVGKGWRAYPMKKLAKASEMLLGVLQQDARGNPMLAMTDKSKRFTVPISDMGDAEIGQLVRAEQRGVRDRARAYVREVIGDAMQPGAFSAVAIHKYGIPDHFSEAVLDEAARVAKQPLGIEDREDLRHLPIIAIDPADARDHDDAIWAAPDDSEDNPGGYKLIVAIADVSFYVRAGTALDREARRRGNSVYFPDRVVPMLPETLSADMCSLKQGEDRAAMAGHLRIAANGDLKDWRFSRAVIRLMHNIAYEDAQAQYDAGKSALAKDVLTPLWKCWKLLVKARERRNPLELDLPERRIVLDDKGAISGVAVRERLDAHRLVEDMMIAANVAAAKALEAKKQPVAYRVHETPSREKLVALRDYLRTMDMNLALGQVIRPELFNRLLARVEDEDMRILLTTQVLRSQTQAYYGPDNMGHFGLGLGHYAHFTSPIRRYADLLVHRALVEGYRLAGKDSGRQGLSSDDAKDLRPICEAISGFERRAMEAERETVDRYVAAYLAERIGQIYDVRVTGVQSFGFFVTIVDFGGDGLVPVSTLGRERFTHDEAAQSLTGEISDTRYAVGQRLKMRLVEANPVSGAMKFEPEKPEPLPYESHAPRTKPTGRRAGKYRQGRRGKPRNIRK, encoded by the coding sequence GTGTCGAGCAAGGCATCCGCCAGTCATCTGCCGACACGCAAGGCGATCCTCGATTTCATTGCCGGCTCCGAGCAGCCGGCAGGCAAGCGTGAAATCGCCCGTCATTTCAAATTGCGTGGTGCCGACAAGATCGCGCTGAAAACGTTGCTCAAGGACATGGCCGATGAGGGGCTGATCGACAGCACACCGGGCCGTGCCTTCCACAAAATGGGCGGCGTGCCCAAAGTCACGGTGCTGCGCATCATCAGTGTCGATAATGACGAAGTGACTGCGCTGCCCGAAAGCTGGCATGCGGCAACACCGGCGCCCAAATTGCGCATCGTCGAGCGCGGTCGCCGTTCAGCGTTGGGCAAGGGTGACCGGGTGCTGGCGCGTACCGAACAGGTTGGGAAGGGCTGGCGCGCCTATCCGATGAAAAAACTGGCCAAGGCCAGCGAAATGCTGCTCGGCGTGTTGCAGCAAGATGCGCGCGGCAATCCGATGCTGGCGATGACCGACAAGTCGAAACGCTTTACCGTGCCGATCTCCGATATGGGCGATGCCGAAATCGGTCAGCTTGTCCGTGCCGAGCAAAGGGGCGTGCGTGACCGGGCCCGTGCCTATGTCCGTGAGGTCATTGGTGATGCGATGCAGCCCGGAGCCTTTTCGGCGGTGGCGATCCACAAATATGGCATTCCCGATCATTTCAGCGAGGCGGTGCTCGACGAGGCAGCCCGGGTGGCGAAACAGCCACTCGGCATCGAGGACCGCGAGGATTTGCGGCATTTGCCGATTATCGCCATCGACCCTGCCGATGCGCGCGACCATGACGACGCGATCTGGGCTGCACCCGATGACAGCGAAGACAATCCAGGCGGCTATAAACTGATCGTCGCCATTGCCGATGTCAGCTTTTATGTTCGTGCCGGCACCGCCCTTGACCGCGAGGCGCGCAGGCGCGGTAACAGCGTCTATTTCCCTGATCGCGTGGTGCCGATGCTGCCCGAGACGCTTTCGGCCGATATGTGCTCACTGAAACAGGGTGAGGATCGCGCCGCCATGGCCGGTCATTTGCGCATCGCCGCCAATGGCGATCTCAAAGACTGGCGCTTCAGCCGTGCGGTGATCCGCCTGATGCACAATATTGCCTATGAGGATGCCCAGGCGCAATATGATGCGGGCAAGAGCGCGCTGGCCAAGGACGTGCTGACACCGCTCTGGAAGTGCTGGAAGCTGCTGGTAAAGGCGCGCGAGCGCCGTAATCCGCTCGAACTCGACCTGCCCGAGCGCCGCATCGTGCTCGACGACAAGGGCGCGATCAGTGGTGTCGCGGTGCGCGAGCGACTCGATGCGCATCGCCTGGTCGAGGACATGATGATCGCCGCCAATGTCGCTGCGGCAAAGGCGCTCGAGGCGAAGAAACAGCCAGTTGCCTATCGCGTGCATGAGACCCCGTCGCGCGAAAAGCTGGTGGCGCTGCGCGATTATCTGCGCACCATGGATATGAACCTGGCGCTGGGTCAGGTGATCCGCCCCGAGCTGTTCAACCGGCTGCTGGCCCGGGTTGAGGATGAGGATATGCGTATCCTGCTCACCACCCAGGTGCTGCGCAGCCAGACCCAGGCCTATTACGGTCCCGACAATATGGGGCATTTCGGTTTGGGGCTGGGCCATTATGCCCATTTCACCTCGCCCATTCGGCGTTATGCCGACCTGCTGGTGCATCGCGCGCTGGTCGAGGGGTACCGGCTTGCCGGCAAGGACAGCGGCAGGCAGGGACTCAGCAGCGATGACGCCAAAGACCTGCGACCGATATGCGAGGCGATCAGCGGTTTCGAGCGCCGCGCCATGGAGGCCGAACGCGAGACGGTTGACCGCTATGTTGCCGCCTATCTCGCCGAGCGCATCGGTCAGATTTACGATGTCCGCGTCACCGGGGTACAAAGCTTCGGTTTCTTCGTCACCATTGTCGATTTCGGCGGCGATGGGCTGGTGCCGGTGTCGACACTAGGGCGTGAGCGATTCACCCATGACGAAGCGGCGCAGAGCCTGACCGGAGAGATCAGCGATACCCGCTATGCCGTTGGCCAGCGGCTGAAAATGCGTCTGGTAGAAGCCAATCCGGTCTCCGGTGCGATGAAATTCGAGCCTGAAAAACCAGAGCCGCTGCCTTATGAAAGCCATGCGCCACGCACCAAGCCAACAGGTCGCCGAGCTGGCAAATATCGTCAGGGCCGCAGGGGCAAACCGCGTAATATCCGGAAATAG
- a CDS encoding peroxiredoxin-like family protein — protein MMTQLLPKQPVPALSVPTVQSGDFTLADSQAENFTLILFYRGLHCPICRGQLSELQRKLPELEERGIKAVAISMDSEERARETAGKWRIDALTLGYGLTEEQARSFGLYLSDGINDNEPQRFSEPGLFLVRPDGTLYFGSVQTMPFTRPPLGELIQGIDYALEHGYPARGEVAA, from the coding sequence ATGATGACCCAATTGCTTCCCAAACAGCCCGTACCGGCGCTTTCGGTTCCCACCGTGCAGAGCGGGGATTTTACTCTGGCCGATAGTCAGGCTGAGAATTTCACCCTAATCCTGTTCTATCGTGGGCTGCATTGCCCGATTTGTCGCGGCCAGCTCAGCGAACTGCAGCGCAAGCTTCCCGAACTGGAAGAGCGCGGCATCAAGGCGGTGGCGATCAGCATGGACAGTGAGGAACGAGCTCGTGAAACCGCCGGGAAATGGCGGATTGACGCACTGACGCTCGGCTATGGTCTGACCGAAGAACAGGCGCGCAGCTTCGGCCTCTATCTCTCCGACGGCATCAACGACAATGAACCGCAGCGTTTCTCCGAGCCGGGCCTGTTTCTGGTTCGCCCTGACGGAACCCTTTATTTCGGCAGCGTCCAGACCATGCCGTTTACCCGGCCGCCGCTGGGTGAACTGATCCAGGGCATTGATTATGCGCTGGAGCATGGTTATCCGGCACGCGGTGAAGTCGCTGCCTGA
- the proS gene encoding proline--tRNA ligase: MPKKNALPVTRAEDFAKWYQLAISEGDLAEESGVRGCMIMRPWGYGIWERMQALLDRRIKASGHENCYFPLFIPMSYFAKEAEHVDGFAKEMAVVTHHRLKAGDNGLDIDPEAKLEEPLVVRPTSETMIGTAFARWLQSWRDLPIKINQWANIVRWEMRTRMFLRTSEFLWQEGHTAHASEEEAVEHTLQVLEMYRSFAEEDLSMPVIAGEKPENERFPGADATHSIEAMMQDGKALQAGTSHYLGQNFSKAQNIRYQDREGQFQFAYTTSWGVSTRMIGGIIMSHGDDDGLRVPPAIAPYQIIIIPMLRDQPEDEALLDYCRDVAASLNGVTALGESVRVHLDSRPGKAAVKRWAWVKKGAPILVEIGGRDAEAGNVTVLNRAALYQDNGKLASEVMPRGAFAEAAAPMLEAIQQQLFDEAAERTRANIRDDVTTLEALTEHFAQKGHIGWLEVSWSKPTGAALEQVEEVLKGRKLTLRNVPQDAGVATGACIFTGEPAVERILVGKAY, encoded by the coding sequence CTTTGCCAAATGGTATCAACTCGCCATCTCCGAGGGAGACCTCGCCGAAGAATCAGGCGTGCGCGGTTGCATGATCATGCGGCCATGGGGCTATGGCATATGGGAACGGATGCAGGCGCTGCTCGATAGGCGTATCAAGGCAAGCGGCCATGAAAATTGCTATTTCCCGCTGTTCATTCCGATGTCCTATTTCGCCAAGGAAGCCGAACATGTCGACGGCTTTGCCAAGGAAATGGCAGTGGTCACGCATCACCGGCTCAAGGCGGGCGACAATGGCCTCGATATAGATCCCGAAGCAAAACTCGAAGAGCCGCTGGTGGTGCGTCCGACATCAGAAACCATGATCGGCACCGCCTTCGCCCGCTGGCTGCAAAGCTGGCGCGATCTGCCGATCAAGATTAACCAATGGGCCAATATCGTGCGCTGGGAGATGCGCACCCGGATGTTCCTGCGCACCAGCGAGTTTCTCTGGCAGGAAGGCCATACCGCCCATGCCAGTGAGGAAGAGGCTGTCGAGCATACATTGCAGGTGCTCGAAATGTACCGCAGCTTTGCCGAGGAAGATCTGTCGATGCCGGTGATCGCGGGAGAGAAGCCGGAAAATGAGCGTTTCCCGGGTGCCGATGCGACTCATTCCATCGAAGCGATGATGCAGGATGGCAAGGCGCTTCAGGCCGGCACGTCGCATTATCTTGGCCAGAATTTCAGCAAGGCGCAGAATATCCGCTATCAGGATCGCGAAGGCCAGTTCCAGTTTGCCTATACCACCAGTTGGGGCGTTTCGACCCGCATGATCGGCGGCATCATCATGAGCCATGGCGATGATGACGGCCTGCGCGTGCCGCCCGCTATTGCACCCTATCAGATTATCATCATTCCGATGCTGCGCGACCAGCCCGAGGACGAGGCGCTGCTCGATTATTGCCGCGACGTGGCGGCATCGCTCAATGGGGTCACCGCTTTGGGTGAGTCGGTGCGGGTGCATCTCGACAGCCGTCCCGGCAAAGCCGCGGTCAAGCGCTGGGCCTGGGTCAAGAAAGGCGCGCCGATACTGGTCGAGATTGGCGGTCGCGATGCCGAGGCGGGCAATGTCACCGTGCTCAACCGCGCCGCGCTCTATCAGGACAATGGCAAACTCGCCAGCGAGGTGATGCCGCGTGGTGCGTTTGCCGAAGCGGCGGCGCCGATGCTCGAAGCGATCCAGCAGCAGCTTTTCGACGAGGCGGCGGAACGTACCCGGGCCAATATCCGCGATGATGTGACCACGCTTGAGGCACTGACCGAACATTTTGCGCAAAAAGGCCATATTGGCTGGCTCGAGGTGAGCTGGAGCAAGCCGACCGGCGCGGCGCTGGAACAGGTCGAGGAAGTCCTCAAGGGGCGCAAGCTGACGCTGCGCAATGTGCCGCAGGATGCCGGCGTAGCGACCGGGGCATGCATCTTCACCGGCGAGCCGGCGGTCGAGCGTATTCTGGTCGGCAAGGCCTATTAA
- the lpdA gene encoding dihydrolipoyl dehydrogenase: MAEKFDLIVLGSGPGGYVAAIRAAQLKMNVAIVERERLGGICLNWGCIPTKALLRTSEIFHYMSHADAYGLKVEKAGFELDKIVQRSRRVSGQLNAGVKTLMKKNKITVVEGTGTITGVGKLSVTQGDQTRELEAPEILVATGARARDLPFAEADGKRIWTYRHAMTPEVMPEKLLVIGSGAIGVEFASFYSDMGAEVTIVEMLDRILPVEDADISAHMEKTLKKQGMTILTGAGVEELKTSGKGVTAKIKTKDGKTTAHDFSHAIVAIGIAPNTENIGLEALGVETDRGHIKVDGFGRTNVKGIRAIGDVTGPPWLAHKASHEGIVAIEHMAGLNPHPFDTWNIPGCTYSRPQVASVGLTEAKAKEAGHEVKIGNFPFIGNGKAIALGEADGFIKTVFDAKTGELLGAHMIGAEVTELIQGYAIARQLESTEEELMHTVFPHPTLSEMMHESVLSAYGRTLHM; this comes from the coding sequence ATGGCGGAAAAATTTGATCTAATCGTCCTCGGTTCCGGCCCCGGTGGCTATGTTGCTGCCATCCGCGCGGCACAATTGAAGATGAATGTCGCGATTGTCGAGCGTGAGCGGCTTGGCGGTATCTGCCTCAACTGGGGCTGTATCCCGACCAAGGCACTGCTGCGCACCTCGGAAATCTTCCATTATATGAGCCATGCCGATGCCTATGGCCTGAAGGTCGAAAAGGCGGGTTTTGAGCTCGACAAGATCGTTCAGCGCTCGCGTAGGGTGTCCGGGCAACTCAATGCTGGCGTCAAAACGCTGATGAAGAAGAACAAGATTACTGTGGTTGAAGGTACTGGTACCATTACGGGTGTCGGCAAACTGTCAGTGACACAGGGTGACCAGACCCGTGAATTGGAAGCGCCGGAAATCCTCGTCGCCACCGGCGCGCGGGCACGCGACCTGCCTTTTGCTGAGGCCGATGGCAAGCGTATCTGGACCTATCGTCATGCGATGACACCCGAGGTGATGCCGGAGAAGCTGCTGGTTATCGGCTCTGGTGCGATCGGAGTCGAATTTGCCAGCTTTTACAGCGATATGGGCGCCGAAGTCACCATCGTCGAAATGCTCGACCGCATATTGCCGGTCGAGGATGCAGATATCAGCGCACATATGGAAAAGACGCTGAAAAAACAGGGTATGACCATCCTCACCGGGGCAGGGGTTGAGGAGCTCAAAACCAGCGGCAAGGGTGTCACCGCCAAGATCAAGACCAAGGACGGTAAGACGACAGCCCATGATTTCAGCCATGCCATTGTTGCTATCGGTATCGCTCCCAATACCGAGAATATCGGACTCGAAGCGCTCGGTGTTGAGACCGATCGCGGCCATATCAAGGTGGATGGCTTTGGCCGCACCAATGTGAAGGGTATTCGCGCCATTGGCGATGTTACCGGCCCGCCATGGCTGGCGCATAAGGCCAGCCATGAGGGCATTGTCGCGATTGAGCATATGGCGGGGCTCAACCCGCATCCGTTCGACACCTGGAATATTCCGGGCTGCACCTATTCGCGCCCACAAGTCGCCTCAGTCGGCCTGACAGAGGCCAAGGCCAAAGAAGCCGGGCATGAGGTGAAAATCGGCAATTTCCCTTTTATCGGCAATGGCAAGGCGATTGCGCTGGGCGAGGCCGATGGCTTTATCAAAACCGTATTCGATGCCAAGACCGGCGAACTGCTCGGGGCGCATATGATCGGGGCTGAAGTCACCGAACTGATCCAGGGCTATGCCATTGCCCGTCAGCTCGAAAGCACCGAGGAAGAATTGATGCACACCGTCTTCCCGCATCCAACGCTTTCTGAAATGATGCATGAATCTGTGCTATCAGCCTATGGACGCACATTGCATATGTAG
- a CDS encoding amino acid permease — protein MAGEQDKQLARVVTPNMLAVYSLATILGAGIYVVIGEIAGEAGYLAPLAFLFAAIAAGFSALSYAELGARFPQSGGSAVYIDTAFGQRWLTWITAWAVIAAGLVSSATITTGFAGYLMAFLPIPPNVSIPLLLIALTTIAAIGIKESIWFMLICTGAGLLGLVIVLFVAGDNVINYPERAVSGLGDGTGWAMGVLLGSFLAFYAFIGFEDLVTLGEEVQDVKRSLPRAIIIAMGVSLFFYCAVALVAVSTLSPDALAATSAPLVEVMRASGYDGSFLAILGLLVIVDGALAQIVMAARVIHDLGKRRGGAPAWLAAVNAKTRTPIMATFFSGAVVLLLAMFFPTGTLAGATSFITLCVFVLINAALIRLKLTGRASGDDIASYPLLVPVAGLLFSLVLLTAQLSVAG, from the coding sequence ATGGCGGGAGAGCAGGACAAACAACTTGCCCGCGTGGTCACACCCAATATGCTCGCGGTGTACAGTCTCGCAACCATCCTTGGTGCGGGCATTTATGTTGTTATCGGTGAAATTGCCGGTGAAGCGGGCTATCTGGCGCCGCTGGCCTTTCTCTTCGCCGCCATTGCTGCCGGGTTCAGTGCGCTCAGCTATGCCGAGCTGGGCGCGCGTTTCCCGCAAAGCGGCGGGTCGGCGGTGTATATCGATACCGCTTTTGGGCAGCGCTGGCTGACCTGGATCACTGCCTGGGCGGTTATCGCCGCCGGTCTGGTGTCCTCGGCGACCATTACCACCGGTTTTGCCGGATATCTCATGGCTTTCCTGCCAATCCCGCCAAATGTCTCGATCCCACTGCTTCTGATCGCGCTGACCACCATCGCCGCCATCGGGATCAAGGAGTCGATATGGTTCATGCTGATCTGCACCGGGGCTGGTTTGCTGGGCTTGGTGATCGTTCTGTTTGTTGCTGGCGATAATGTCATCAACTATCCGGAACGGGCGGTGAGCGGGCTCGGCGACGGCACGGGCTGGGCGATGGGCGTCTTGCTCGGCAGCTTCCTCGCCTTCTACGCCTTTATTGGCTTCGAGGATCTGGTGACCCTGGGCGAAGAGGTGCAGGACGTCAAACGTTCACTGCCCCGCGCTATCATTATCGCCATGGGCGTGTCGCTGTTCTTCTACTGCGCGGTCGCGCTTGTGGCAGTATCGACACTCTCGCCGGACGCGCTGGCAGCGACAAGCGCACCACTGGTCGAAGTCATGCGTGCCAGCGGCTATGATGGCAGCTTTCTGGCCATATTGGGCCTGCTGGTGATCGTCGATGGCGCGCTGGCACAGATTGTCATGGCGGCGCGGGTCATCCATGATCTCGGCAAGCGCCGTGGCGGTGCACCGGCCTGGCTGGCTGCGGTCAATGCGAAAACGCGCACGCCGATTATGGCGACATTCTTTTCCGGAGCGGTTGTCCTGCTGCTCGCCATGTTCTTCCCGACCGGCACATTGGCCGGCGCCACAAGCTTCATCACCCTGTGCGTATTCGTGCTGATCAACGCCGCGCTGATCAGGCTTAAGCTGACCGGCAGGGCCAGTGGTGACGATATTGCCAGCTATCCGCTGCTGGTACCTGTTGCCGGATTGCTGTTCAGCCTTGTCCTGCTGACCGCGCAGCTTTCAGTTGCCGGATAG